A genomic segment from Candidatus Bathyarchaeota archaeon encodes:
- a CDS encoding ribonucleoprotein encodes MEPSKKPLNVLVKKIGNPVVIHLKSGSEYWGKMERIDGYMNIMLKEAREYNGGVLLASYGDIFIRGNNILYICIDPDGPPKPKISKEPLEEDEEE; translated from the coding sequence TTGGAGCCTAGTAAAAAGCCATTGAATGTCCTCGTTAAAAAGATCGGAAACCCCGTGGTAATCCACTTAAAGAGTGGATCTGAGTACTGGGGTAAAATGGAGAGAATTGATGGGTATATGAATATAATGCTTAAAGAGGCAAGAGAATATAATGGTGGCGTTCTGTTAGCTAGTTATGGGGATATATTTATAAGAGGAAATAATATTCTCTATATATGCATAGACCCTGATGGTCCACCTAAGCCGAAGATCTCTAAGGAGCCCCTTGAGGAAGATGAAGAAGAATAA